A segment of the Triticum urartu cultivar G1812 chromosome 1, Tu2.1, whole genome shotgun sequence genome:
GAGGAAAAGGGTTCACATGGAGCATGATGCTTCCAATTATTACCTGTCGAAGTATGGAACTAAATATGCAGCCTTGCAACCACTTGCTTCTCGTTTAGGTACATTGAACTCTAAGAAAACCGAAAGTAAGTCTCTCATCTCGTCTCCACTGCCAGTGAAGATGACCCGGCCATTTTCATCAATAGCAAGGGCACCTTGGGACTGAGCAAATTCCAAAAGTGGATCAGGGATGATAAGTTGATTTTCTGATAGATACTGCAGAGGCTCCTCCAATCCAAACTCATAGATGGATAACTTGTCATCAGGGATGATAAGTTGATTTTTTGCTAGATACTGCAGAGGCTCCTCCAATCCAAACTCATAGACAGATAACTTATCATCAGAGAAATATGGTTGACCACCCATATTAGCTGATAGCATCTGATGTCCCGTAAATTCAGTAAGCAAAGAGGCATCAAGTTCTTTGACATCAGAACCTGACATTAGAAACTTTAGGATTTTCTCTTGCCTTGCACACTGCTCAGCAATCCCAAGGCTAAGTCGAACCGAATCGGGGTGGGAATCTGTTACAAATAAATAAACAGGAGCCATCAGAGATTGAAACGCATGTAAAACTTGACTTTTACGGTGGATAAACTATGAACCAAAGGATAAACCACTTAGCGAAAGTTCATAATTAACCTTGGCCAGAACTATGTGTATTATAGTGCCACAAACAGCCAACCTACTTGAAAAAGGCAGTGCGAGTCCAATAGACAACGTTTCACTTGCTACACAGACACAGCAATTGAAGTGTAAAGGAATGTTTTTGTGCCACTTTTGTAGACGACGCGAAAAAAAAGGTAGTATCAGTTTTGTAGACCACAAGCTAAGGCTCATGCAGCATGCTTCTTGTTGAATGCAGTGCAACTTCAGTCGACAATCTTCTGCGTGCAGCACAGAACAAAGCAGTCGACGTGTACAGGTTTCTTTTTTTTGGTCACTTTTTAAAACCTCGAGCCACGGCTCATGCATCGTGCTTCTCGCTTCTTTAAGTTCACAATCAGGTACCTTTAATTATTGCTGCGTTCAGTAAATCAGAATATAGTTGCTGTTTACAGCAGAAAAACAGGTTCTCTTGGAAAGAGAGTGCACTGCCTAACTGTAAGTGCTACTGTCACGATTTGACGCCCGGGTGTAACCTCTAATGAGGCAAACGTTAAGCTCATGAGCCACATAGGCTCTGAAGCCGTCTGGTGCAGCATCCAATGATCAAACGAGGCAAAATATAGCAGCATGCAGCATCATATTCAGGAGACAGGGCCAGCCAGGCCGTAACGGGTTTGTCTGGATTGCGAACCTTGCACGTCGATGAGCGCGGCGCTGTCGAAGGTCTGGTAGGCAGCGGCGGCAGCCTGGCCGATCCCGGGGACCATCATCTGCAGGGGCTGCTGCGCCTGGTAGGCGCCCTCGAGGAGGTGCTGCTGCGGGGAGAGCTGCACGGCGGCGCTTCTCCCCGCGTCCTGCTGGGACCTCTTCCCCTGGAACGGCAGGACGCCATGGAGCTCCTACACAAGTACACAACCACGTCATCATCCCGTCACGTACGGCGGCAAATCGGACGCGAGCAGAGGCTGACGCAGGCGGTCCGTAGAGGCTGGGCGCGCGCGAGGGAGCGTACCTTGGAGGGCGCGAGGATGACgggggaggcggaggcggaggcgaggAGGGAGAGGTCGCCAACCATCGCTCGCGAGGAGCGGATAGAGAGGGCGAGAAGGAACTCTCAACGAGAAGGGAGGTGGTGGGGGGAGGGGAGGGCGGGGGATAAATCGGCGGAGTTACCGATGGAAGGGGCGGCGTGGAGGCGCGGAGGCCCCGGGAAAATGACCGGCGATTTTGCCCGGCGCGGCGTCGGGAGGGGAAATCGAGGGGGATTTTCTCGGGGTTGGTCGGCCGTGGCTGTGGTTGGGTGGGTGAGGTGAGGTGGCCTCCCTtgcccttgtggcggaggaggAAGGTTCGCGAAGCGGACGGGAGTGCGGGGCACGGGAGGCGGAGACCGCGGGAATGTGTGGGCGCGGCCGCGGGTGGCTTGTGGGCTGTGGGCTGTGGATGCCCTGCTGTCGACTGTCCACGGGGCGCCGATATTTTTGCGGGCGCGGCCGACGGGGCGTCTTGGCGCCTGCCGACCGCCGAGGTGGATGTGCTGAATCTGATCGTCACGGATTCTCGGTTCATGGTGACCTCGTTACTCGTCATCCGTGGGGTGGGCCATGGAAGACAGGGATGGCAGTTTTTTCTTTCCGTGGTGAAAACCGATGCTGTGCGAAACCTATCTTCCTCGTGTGGTAGAGTTTGATGCTCCTCTTCAGAATCTTTTGTGTTTCCTcacatttttttcatttttccgaATCCTCTCGAGAGCATCCACAACCCGACTTGGCAAATCCAACCTCCTATACGCGCGCGGACGCTCCCAGACACAGTTCGTAGACAGTGTCCGGCCACATATAGTTTTTTTGTTTTCACAACCGGATACATCAATTATGACCGTCCTTGTTGTGCCGGCCACGTCCATGTTCGGCGGCCGTCTAAGCCCCTCGAAGTGGAGGTGCAATCGTCGGCGAGGTAGAGTGGGACATGAGACACGCACCGGCTCACGGGACTCGGCGCCAGCTTTGTGTTGGACCTCACATTCTCACTTGGGTAGTGTCTGGCCGTCATCTTACTCTCCTCCCCACCATCTTCCGCGGCGGAAACCAGTTGTTGGAGGTGGATTTGGCAACAAGTCCTTCAATTGGCTCGACGGATGGCTAGATCTGGTTGATGCAGATGATATCCCTCCATTCTCTCTTCGTTGCTGAGGTGCGAATGCGAAGAGTGGTAAAGATTGGCTTTGGCTCCCTTAGATTTGGAGTATCAAGGGAAAATGGTTTATATTTCTCCGGTGAAGCAGCATCACCAACTTTACATTTCTCCCATTCTCGTCTCAAACAGGACATTGTAAAGTACACACATCGCTGCAAATAAGGAATCTAATGCGGGCGCCGCTGAAATGATCTTTCGGATATCAAACAACTCACAAGCGGCAGCAACTATCTCTCTCTAGTGGCAAAGAACTGCATGAAACACTCTCAAATATATTGGAGCAGATAACTAGCTTGGTTTACAAGGATGCAACCCAAACCATGAAAGTTATGAACCTAGGAAGGAATCACAAGGATCGTATATGGATTCGGGACATGCCCTCcaatccacacacacacacaagctaATACCAATAGAAACTAGTTGTCGTGGTAGGCTCACGGCAGATGTCATAGGATGGCTAAGGAGGACAAACACAAGGGCACCGGTGGGCTCCAGAGGCGAGGTTGGCACAAGCAAGTGCATGACACGAGAcgtacccaggttcggggctctccggagaaataatacccctagtcctgccgagtgtgGTTTATATGAGGTGGATACAGGTTTGCTCCTAGAGTTGTTCTAGGGAAGAAGGAAGACAAGCCAGTGCATGGGTtgttccctctctctctctgtgtgtgtgtgtgtgtgtgtgtgtgtgtgttctacTGATGATCGATCCTTTGCATGGAGGGGCACCGGGGGTCTTataggtgttggggaacgtagcatgcaatttcaaaattttcctacgctcaagatctatctaggagatgcatagcaacgagagggggagagtgtgtcgacgtaccctcatagaccgaaagtggaagcgttagtataacgcggttgatgtagtcgaacgtcttctcgattcaaccgatcaagtatcgaacgtacgacacctccgagctttgcacacgttcagctcgatgacgtccctcgaactcttgatccaacaaagtgtcgagggagagttttgtcagcacggcggcgtggtgacggtgatggtgaagtgatccgtgcagggcttcgcctaagcactatgtgAATATAACCGaaggcgtaaactatggaggggggcgccgcagacggctaacaatgtttgttgtgtgttctagacacccctccccacatatatatatataggtgggagggggaggggacagccatggggcgccccaagtaggaggaatcctacttgggggcctcctccaattcggcctccccctttccttttctctggagggggaaaggaaagagtggagaggggaaaggaagggggaatcctattccctctATTTCCTTTCCTCCTCGCCTTTTCCTTTCTCCACTTAGGCAGGCTCatatgggggcgcaccagcccactaggggctggtctgtcccgcccttagcccaataaggcccatatctttgccggggaGTGCTTGGAACCCTTTTCGGTGACCCGATACATActcggtgttggggaacgttgcagaaaacaaaaaaatttcctacggtttcaccaagatccatctatgagttcatctagcaacgagtgatcggatgcatctacatatctttgtagatcgcgtgcggaagcgttcaaagaacggggatgaggtagtcgaacacgacgtgatccaaatcaccggagatcctagcaccgaacggacggcacctccgcgttcaacacacgtacggtcagcgtaacgtctccttcttcttgatccggcaagagggaaggagaggttgaggaagatggctccagcagcaacacgacggtgtggtgatggtggagctgcagtactccgtcagggcttcgccaagcactatggaggaggaggaggtgttggagagggagagggaggcaaccaaaggcgtggatgaaaagtccttcccccactatatataggagggccaaggggggggcgccggccctaggagatccaatctcctagggggggggcggcggccaagggaggtttccctcccccccaaggcacctaggaggtgccttcccctcctaggactctttccccttgaaaccctaggcgcatgggcctcttggggctggtgcccttggcccatgtaggccaaggcgcaccccctacagcccatgtggcccccccgggacaggtggccccacccggtggacccccgggaccctttcggtggtcccggtacaataccgataaccccgaaacttggtcccgatggccgaaatagcacttcctatatataattctttacctccggaccattccggaactcctcatgacgtccgggatctcatccgggactccgaacaacattcgggttactgcatatacatatccctacaaccctagcgtcaccgaaccttaagtgtgtagaccctacgggttcgggagacatgcagacatgaccgaggcgactctccggtcaataaccaacagcgggatctggatacccatgttggctcccacatgctcctcgatgatctcatcggatgaaccacgatgtcgaggattcaggcaaccccgtatacaattccctttgtcaagcggtatgttacttgctcgagattcgatcgtcggtatcccaatacctcgttcaatctcgttaccggcaagtcactttactcataccgtaatgcatgatcccgtgaccagacacttggtcactttgagctcattatgatgacgcattaccgagtgggcccagtgatacctctccgtcatacggagtgacaaatcccagtcttgatccgtgtcaacccaacagacactttcggagatacctgtagtgcacctttatagtcacccagttacgttgtgacgtttggtacacccaaagcactcctacggtatccgggagttacacgatcccatggtcaaaggaaaagatacttgacattggaaaagctctagcaaacgaactacacgatcttgtgctatgcttaggattgggtcttgtccatcacatcattctcctaatgatgtgatcccgttatcaatgacatccaatgtccatagtcaggaaaccatgactatctgttgatcaacgagctagtcaactagaggcttactagggacatgttggtgtctattattcacacatgtattacgatttccggataatacaattatagcatgaataaagacaattatcatgaacaaagaaatataataataatgcttttattattgcctctagggcatatttccaacagtctcccacttgcactagagtcaataatctagttacattgtgatgagtcgaacacccatggaattctggtgttgatcatgttttgccctagggagaggtttagtcaacggatctgctacattcaggtccgtatgcactttacaaatttgaacattttcacgaatgggattgaagtgacgcttgatgtgccttgtcttcttgtgaaacctgggctccttggcaagtgcaatagctccagagttgtcacagaagagtttgatcggccccgacgcattgggtatgactcctaggtcggtgatgaactccttcacccaaattgcttcatgtgctgcctccgaggctgccatgtactccgcttcacatgtagatcccgccacgacgctctgcttgcaactgcaccagcttactaccccaccattcaaaatatacacgtatccggtttgtgacttagagtcatccagatctgtgtcgaagctagcgtcgacgtaaccttttacgacgagctcttcgtcacctccataaacgagaaacatttccttagtccttttcaggtacttcaagatattcttgaccgctgtccagtgttccttgccgggattactttggtaccttcctaccaaacttacggcaaggtttacatcaggtctggtacacaacatggcatacataatagaccctatggccgaggcataggggatgacactcatctcttctatatcttctgccgtggtcggacattgagctgagctcaatttcacaccttgtaatacaggcaagaaccccttcttagactgctccatattgaacttcttcaatatcttatcaaggtatgtgctttgtgaaagacctatgaggcgtcttgatctatctctgtagatcttgatgcctaatatataagcagcttctccaaggtccttcattgaaaaactctcattcaagtaggcctttatgctgtccaagagttctatatcatttcccatcaaaagtatgtcatctacatataatatgagaaatgctacagagctcccactcactttcttgtaaacacaggcttctccataagtctgtgtaaacccaaacgctttgatcatctcatcaaagcgaatgttccaactccgagatgcttgcaccagcccataaatcgagcgttggagcttgcacaccttgtcagcattcttaggatcgacaaaaccttccggctgcatcatatacagttcttccttaagataaccgttaaggaatgccgttttgacgtccatttgccatatctcataatcatagtatgcggcaattgctaacatgattcggacggacttcagcttcgctacgggagagaacgtctcatcgtagtcaaccccttgaacttgtcgataacccttagcgacaagccgagctttatagatggtcacattaccatccgcgtctgtcttcttcttaaagatccatttattttctatggcccgccgatcatcgggcaagtcagtcaaagtccatacttcgtttttatacatggatcctatctcggatttcatggcttctagccatttgtcggaatccgggcccgccatcgcttcttcatagttcgaaggttcaccgttgtctaacaacatgatttccaggacagggttgccgtaccactctggtgcggaacgtgtccttgtggacctacgaagttcagtagtaacttgatctgaagtttcatgatcatcatcattaacctcCTCTCTAACCGGTggaggcaccacagaaacattttcttgagctgcgctactctccggttcaagaggtaatacttcatcaagttccactttcctcccacttacttctttcgagagaaactctttctccagaaagagtccgttcttggcaacaaagatcttgccttcggatctaaggtagaaggtatacccaatggtttctttggggtatcctatgaagacgcatttttccgacttgggttcgagcttttcaggttgaagtttcttgacataagcatcacatccccaaactttcagaaacgacagcttaggtttcttcccaaaccataattcaaacggtgttgtctcaacggatttcgacggagccctatttaaagtgaatgtagctgtctctagagcgtatccccaaaatgatagtggtaaatcggtaagagacatcatagaccgcaccatatccaatagagtgcgattacgacgttcggacacaccgttacgctgaggttttccaggcggcgtgagttgtgaaacgatttcacatttttcttaagtgtgtgccaaattcgtgactcaagtattctcctccatgatctgatcgtagaaacttgattttcctgtcacgttgattttcaacctcactctgaaattccttgaacttttcaaaggtttcagacttgtgtttcattaagtagatatacccatatctactcaagtcatcagtgagggtgagaacataacaatagccaccgcgagcctcaacactcattggaccgcacacatcagtatgtatgatttccaataagttggttgcttgctccattgttcctgagaacggagtcttggtcattttacccatgaggcatggttcgcacgtgtcaaatgattcataatcaagagactctaaaagtccatcagcatggagcttcttcatgcgtttgatacctatgtgaccaaggcggcagtgccacaagtatgtgggactatcattatcaaccttacatcttttggtattcacactatgaatatgtgtaatattacgttcgagattcattaagaataaaccattgaccatcggagcatgaccataaaacacatctctcatataaatagaacaaccattattctcggatttaaatgagtagccatctcgtattaaacgagatcctgatacaatgttcatgctcaaacttggcactaaataacaattattgaggtttataactaatcccgtaggtaaatgtagaggtagcgtgccaacggcgatcacatcgaccttggaaccattcccgacgcgcatcgtcacctcgtccttcgccagtctccgtttattccgcagctcctgctgtgagttacaaatatgagcaacgacacctatatcaaatacccaggagttactacgagtactggtaaggtacacatcaattacatgtatatcaaatatacctttggtgttgccggccttcttgtccgctaagtatttggggcagttccgcttccagtgacccttccctttgcaataaaagcactcagtctcgggcttgggtccattctttggcttcttcccagcagcttgcttgccgggcgcggcaactcctttgccgtccttcttgaagttctttttacccttgcccttcttgaacttagtagttttattcaccatcaacacttgatgttccttcttgatttctacctctgttgatttcagcatagcaaatactttcaggaatggtcttttccatcccctgcatattgaagttcatcacaaagctcttgtagctcggtggaagcgactgaaggattctgtcaatgaccgcgtcatccgggagattaactcccagctgagtcaaacggttatgcaacccagacattttgagtatgtgctcactgacagaactattttcctccatcttacagctgaagaatttgtcggagacttcatatctctcgatccgggcatgagcttgaaaaaccattttcagctcttcgaacatctcatatgctccatgtctctcaaaacgcttttggagccccggctctaagctgtaaagcatgccgcactgaacgagggagtagtcatcggcacgtgtctgccaagcgttcataacgtcttggttctgtgggacaggtggatcacctagcggtgcttgcaggacatattctttcttggcagctatgaggatgatcctcaggttctggacccagtccgtatagttgctgccatcgtctttcagcttggttttctctaggaacgcgttgaagttgaggactacgttggccatttgatctacaagacatatttgCAAAggatttagactaagttcatgataattaagttcatctatcaaattattaatgaactcccactcagattagacatccctctagtcatataagtgttacacgatcc
Coding sequences within it:
- the LOC125548625 gene encoding uncharacterized protein LOC125548625 gives rise to the protein MVGDLSLLASASASPVILAPSKELHGVLPFQGKRSQQDAGRSAAVQLSPQQHLLEGAYQAQQPLQMMVPGIGQAAAAAYQTFDSAALIDVQDSHPDSVRLSLGIAEQCARQEKILKFLMSGSDVKELDASLLTEFTGHQMLSANMGGQPYFSDDKLSVYEFGLEEPLQYLAKNQLIIPDDKLSIYEFGLEEPLQYLSENQLIIPDPLLEFAQSQGALAIDENGRVIFTGSGDEMRDLLSVFLEFNVPKREASGCKAAYLVPYFDRKRGRNSSQSNSKSASTAVDAPKSNANVKAKSPSKKKQKGKTINERDMYQNNYFHASEAFFSILLDKDRSSSTILSLKKAGPEITELLTQCSIGIAGTGLAVLLSVVCKVAIGGRTPFAATRLLHTGVGFGLFWLSHAVNGLRDTITSVFRGPVDTKLEDEVAVKIQRSMNDILFRAVSLLAITALRFA